Proteins encoded by one window of Actinocorallia herbida:
- a CDS encoding non-ribosomal peptide synthetase gives MSTQDSAALRRALLRRRLAERDLADAPAAAVAPAGGALPVAGGQHRMWSLQQLDPATTGYNVRIALDLTGPLDADALIAAVHGLVARHDILRTTYRMGEDGRVRQVVHPELPPVVDRRAAAPAVVGDLCAALAASPFDLAADSPLRVGLYVTGPDTATFLVVAHHIAWDDGTSAVFYGELLALYRGVALPPARQFAEVALAMPAPDAEAGLAHWRGVLEPLPEPLALPDLTGADRSAGGTDQARGLLPGTAARVRGLARERGTTVFMVLLAAVTELLHRHTGAADLVIGAPVVNRDVPGGDEVIGYLGNTIPLRMTVAPDDTFATLLARAKAVCVGAYTHQDLDLDEVARAVDPDRTRAATGLFSVVLSLRAPVLEPFRAAGLAVARRHVPGDDVRFDLTVAVETDGDDLSVEANHPAASGAAEAVTGMLGHLDALLDALLAEPDRPLRALEALPERARLLGECNATDGFPVEERPFTELFAERRAAAPDAVAVLDDGVPTTYAELDERAARLARLLVAHGAGPETLVALGVPRSAAMVEAVLAIAKAGAAYVPVDPAYPADRIALMLSDARPALLVTTAEAASALPAGPPVLLLDDPATRARLAGLSGADLTDADRTAPLLPDHPAYVIYTSGSTGTPKGVVVSQRALSAHLGWALRRFPGLTGHTLVHSSLSFDFTVTPLQGTLAAGGTVEPCEPEGLGSAAGAATFLKITPSHLPLLPSVRFAGAGPRTLVIAGEELRGEALERWRPAAGLDVINEYGPTETTVGCLLHPVPLTDGEPVATGSVPVGSPVDHTVCHVLDDALRLAPVGAPGELYVGGVQLARGYLDRPGQTATRFVADPFGAPGARLYRTGDLVRRLPSGALEFLGRADEQVKIRGFRIEPGEIQAVLLGHPSVAEAVVAARDDGPSGRYLAAYVVAAEGTVPEAEALRAHVAAVLPEHFVPAAFTVLDALPLSPSGKADKRALPKPSFGEEEAADGPAREPATAAEAALARLFADVLGRPAVGLDESFFALGGDSIVAIRLVGRARKEGWKITPREVFAHRTVTELARVAVPLDAEPAAPAADASGSGPVTATPIVRAFAERGALGDAHHMWVLVDLPAGIDGAALDLAVQALLDHHDALRARLDRSGPFGGSLEFRPPGAVAAAEVLRRRVAADPSGATVAREREAAVARLAPADGRVLEAVRLDGPEASALLLVAHHLVVDGVSWRILVEDLATAYRDAAAGRKPALAPVPTSFRTWADGLAARAASRAAELPVWREILAGPDPDLGARRADPARDTWATVRTSTVRLSAATTKAVLTDVPAAFFAGVDDVLLAGLALALAEGGAHSASVLLEGHGRREAAVPGADPSRTVGWFTAQHPVRLDASGLDLAEALAGGPAAGALVKRVKEHLRSLPDHGIGYGMLRHLDPVGKAELSPLPEPRLGFNYLGRFDAPDGGWRIARDGLGAAYAPDMALPAGLVVNAVTEETPEGPRLTAHFMYAEGLFTEAETAALAARWTRALDALVRHSSGAGAGGRTPSDVSLVSLNQNQLDALEAKWRKA, from the coding sequence GTGAGCACCCAGGACTCCGCGGCCCTGCGCCGCGCGCTGCTGCGCCGCCGCCTGGCCGAACGCGACCTCGCCGACGCGCCCGCCGCGGCCGTCGCCCCGGCCGGCGGCGCGCTGCCCGTCGCGGGCGGACAGCACCGCATGTGGTCGCTCCAGCAGCTCGACCCCGCCACCACCGGCTACAACGTCCGCATCGCGCTCGACCTGACCGGCCCGCTCGACGCCGACGCGCTCATCGCCGCGGTCCACGGCCTCGTCGCCCGGCACGACATCCTGCGCACCACCTACCGGATGGGCGAGGACGGCCGGGTCCGCCAGGTCGTCCACCCCGAACTGCCGCCCGTCGTGGACCGCCGCGCCGCGGCCCCCGCAGTGGTCGGCGACCTGTGCGCCGCGCTCGCGGCCTCCCCGTTCGACCTCGCCGCGGACTCCCCGCTGCGCGTCGGCCTCTACGTGACGGGCCCGGACACCGCGACGTTCCTCGTGGTCGCCCACCACATCGCCTGGGACGACGGCACGTCCGCCGTCTTCTACGGCGAGCTCCTCGCCCTCTACCGGGGTGTCGCGCTCCCGCCCGCGCGGCAGTTCGCCGAGGTCGCCCTCGCCATGCCCGCGCCGGACGCCGAGGCGGGGCTGGCGCACTGGCGGGGCGTGCTCGAACCGCTGCCCGAGCCGCTGGCGCTGCCGGACCTCACCGGCGCCGACCGGTCGGCGGGCGGCACCGACCAGGCGCGCGGCCTGCTGCCGGGCACCGCCGCGCGGGTCCGCGGCCTCGCCCGCGAGCGCGGCACGACCGTGTTCATGGTGCTCCTGGCCGCGGTCACCGAACTGCTGCACCGGCACACCGGCGCGGCCGACCTCGTCATCGGCGCGCCCGTCGTCAACCGGGACGTCCCGGGCGGCGACGAGGTCATCGGCTACCTCGGCAACACGATCCCGCTGCGGATGACCGTCGCGCCCGACGACACCTTCGCGACCCTCCTCGCCCGCGCCAAGGCCGTCTGCGTCGGCGCCTACACCCACCAGGACCTCGACCTCGACGAGGTCGCCCGGGCCGTCGACCCCGACCGGACCCGCGCGGCGACGGGCCTGTTCTCGGTCGTGCTGTCGCTGCGCGCGCCCGTCCTGGAGCCCTTCCGGGCCGCCGGACTCGCCGTCGCGCGCCGTCACGTGCCCGGCGACGACGTGCGCTTCGACCTGACCGTCGCGGTCGAGACCGACGGCGACGACCTGTCCGTCGAGGCCAACCACCCGGCCGCGTCCGGCGCGGCCGAGGCCGTCACCGGCATGCTCGGCCACCTCGACGCGCTGCTGGACGCCCTGCTCGCCGAGCCCGACCGGCCGCTGCGCGCGCTGGAGGCGCTGCCCGAACGCGCCCGGCTGCTCGGCGAGTGCAACGCGACGGACGGCTTCCCGGTGGAGGAGCGGCCGTTCACCGAGCTGTTCGCGGAACGCCGCGCCGCGGCGCCCGACGCGGTCGCCGTCCTCGACGACGGCGTGCCGACCACCTATGCCGAACTCGATGAGCGCGCGGCGAGGCTGGCCCGGCTGCTCGTCGCGCACGGCGCGGGCCCGGAGACGCTCGTGGCGCTGGGCGTGCCGCGCTCGGCCGCCATGGTCGAGGCGGTCCTGGCCATCGCCAAGGCCGGCGCCGCCTACGTGCCCGTGGACCCGGCCTACCCGGCCGACCGGATCGCGCTCATGCTGTCGGACGCCCGGCCCGCGCTGCTGGTCACCACCGCCGAGGCGGCCTCCGCGCTCCCCGCCGGGCCGCCTGTCCTCCTGCTGGACGACCCGGCGACCCGGGCCCGCCTCGCCGGGCTGTCCGGCGCCGACCTCACCGACGCCGACCGGACCGCGCCGCTGCTGCCCGACCACCCGGCCTACGTCATCTACACCTCGGGCTCCACCGGCACCCCCAAGGGGGTCGTCGTCTCCCAGCGGGCGCTGAGCGCGCACCTCGGCTGGGCGCTGCGCCGCTTCCCCGGCCTCACCGGGCACACCCTCGTGCACTCCTCGCTGTCCTTCGACTTCACCGTCACCCCGCTCCAGGGCACCCTCGCCGCGGGCGGCACGGTCGAGCCGTGCGAGCCCGAGGGGCTGGGGAGCGCGGCGGGCGCGGCGACCTTCCTGAAGATCACGCCGAGCCATCTGCCGCTGCTGCCGTCGGTCCGCTTCGCCGGCGCAGGGCCGCGCACCCTCGTCATCGCGGGCGAGGAACTGCGCGGGGAGGCGCTGGAGCGATGGCGTCCGGCCGCCGGACTCGACGTGATCAACGAGTACGGGCCGACCGAGACGACCGTCGGCTGCCTCCTGCACCCGGTGCCGCTGACGGACGGAGAGCCCGTCGCGACGGGCTCGGTGCCCGTCGGCTCGCCCGTCGACCACACCGTCTGCCATGTGCTGGACGACGCGCTGCGGCTCGCGCCCGTCGGCGCGCCCGGCGAGCTGTACGTCGGGGGCGTGCAGCTCGCCCGCGGCTACCTCGACCGGCCCGGCCAGACCGCGACCCGGTTCGTCGCCGACCCGTTCGGGGCACCCGGCGCGAGGCTGTACCGGACCGGCGACCTCGTGCGGAGGCTGCCGTCCGGGGCGCTGGAGTTCCTCGGCAGGGCCGACGAGCAGGTGAAGATCCGGGGCTTCCGGATCGAGCCCGGCGAGATCCAGGCGGTGCTGCTCGGGCATCCGTCGGTCGCCGAGGCGGTCGTGGCGGCCCGCGACGACGGCCCGTCCGGCCGGTACCTCGCGGCCTACGTCGTCGCGGCCGAAGGCACGGTCCCCGAGGCCGAGGCGCTGCGCGCGCACGTGGCCGCCGTGCTGCCCGAGCACTTCGTGCCCGCCGCCTTCACCGTGCTGGACGCGCTGCCGCTGTCGCCGTCCGGAAAGGCGGACAAGCGCGCCCTTCCCAAGCCGTCCTTCGGCGAGGAAGAGGCCGCCGACGGCCCGGCGAGGGAGCCCGCGACGGCGGCGGAGGCGGCCCTCGCCCGGCTGTTCGCCGACGTCCTCGGCCGCCCCGCGGTCGGCCTGGACGAGTCGTTCTTCGCGCTCGGCGGCGACAGCATCGTCGCCATCCGGCTCGTCGGACGGGCCCGCAAGGAGGGGTGGAAGATCACCCCGCGCGAGGTGTTCGCGCACCGGACCGTCACCGAACTCGCCCGCGTCGCGGTCCCCCTGGACGCCGAGCCCGCCGCGCCCGCCGCCGACGCCTCCGGGAGCGGGCCCGTCACCGCGACGCCCATCGTCCGGGCGTTCGCCGAGCGCGGCGCCCTCGGCGACGCCCACCACATGTGGGTCCTCGTCGACCTGCCCGCCGGGATCGACGGGGCCGCGCTCGACCTGGCCGTTCAGGCGCTCCTCGACCACCACGACGCTCTGCGCGCCAGGCTCGACAGATCGGGCCCGTTCGGCGGCTCGCTGGAGTTCCGCCCGCCGGGCGCGGTCGCCGCGGCCGAGGTACTGCGCCGCCGCGTCGCCGCGGACCCGTCCGGGGCGACCGTCGCCCGAGAGCGGGAGGCGGCCGTGGCCCGGCTCGCGCCCGCCGACGGGCGCGTGCTGGAGGCCGTCCGGCTGGACGGCCCCGAAGCGTCCGCGCTGCTCCTGGTCGCCCACCACCTCGTCGTGGACGGCGTGTCCTGGCGCATCCTCGTGGAGGACCTGGCCACCGCCTACCGGGACGCCGCCGCGGGCCGCAAGCCCGCGCTCGCGCCGGTGCCGACCTCCTTCCGGACCTGGGCCGACGGGCTCGCCGCGCGGGCCGCGTCCCGCGCGGCCGAACTGCCGGTCTGGCGGGAGATCCTCGCCGGTCCCGACCCGGACCTCGGCGCCCGCCGCGCCGACCCGGCCCGCGACACCTGGGCGACCGTCCGGACCTCCACCGTCCGGCTCTCCGCCGCCACGACGAAGGCGGTCCTCACCGACGTGCCCGCCGCGTTCTTCGCGGGCGTGGACGACGTGCTCCTCGCCGGCCTCGCCCTGGCGCTCGCCGAGGGCGGCGCGCACTCCGCCTCGGTCCTGCTGGAAGGGCACGGACGGCGGGAGGCCGCGGTGCCCGGCGCCGACCCGTCCAGGACCGTCGGCTGGTTCACCGCTCAGCACCCCGTACGGCTCGACGCCTCCGGGCTCGACCTCGCCGAGGCGCTCGCCGGGGGACCGGCCGCCGGAGCCCTGGTCAAGCGGGTGAAGGAGCATCTGCGGTCGCTGCCCGACCACGGCATCGGCTACGGCATGCTCCGCCACCTCGATCCGGTCGGCAAGGCGGAGCTGAGCCCGCTGCCCGAGCCGCGCCTCGGCTTCAACTACCTGGGCCGCTTCGACGCCCCCGACGGCGGCTGGCGGATCGCCCGCGACGGCCTGGGCGCCGCCTACGCGCCCGACATGGCCCTGCCCGCGGGACTCGTCGTCAACGCCGTCACCGAGGAGACCCCCGAGGGACCCCGCCTGACCGCGCACTTCATGTACGCCGAGGGCCTGTTCACCGAGGCCGAGACCGCCGCGCTCGCCGCCCGCTGGACCCGGGCCCTCGACGCGCTCGTCCGGCACTCGTCCGGCGCGGGCGCGGGCGGCCGCACGCCGTCCGACGTCTCCCTCGTCTCCCTGAACCAGAACCAGCTCGACGCCCTCGAGGCCAAGTGGAGGAAAGCATGA
- a CDS encoding (2,3-dihydroxybenzoyl)adenylate synthase: MLEGTVGWPEETARAYRAAGLWRGETLGGLLAAWAKRSGDATAVVSGDERLSYRDLDRRAAERAAGLLALGVRSGDRLVVQLPNTAEFVVLLFGLLRIGAVPVLALPAHRRTEILHLAELSQAVGYVIADVREGFDYRDLAAEVVAAVPSVRQVLVLGDPGPYTALADVSGDPAGPEDAVPVAPSDVAVLLISGGTTGRPKLIPRTHDDYAYNARAAAEVCGLTEADRYLVALPVAHNFPLACPGVLGVLGVGGTLVMTESPSPDTAFALVERERVTVTALVPPLARLWADAAAWSRLDLSSLRLVQVGGAKCDTDLARRLPGALGCDLQQVFGMAEGLLNFTRADDPFETVATTQGRPLSPSDEVRVVDPDDGSDVPDGEIGELLTRGPYTLRGYYRAEAYNTTAFTPDGFFRTGDLVRRTPTGHLVVEGRIKDVVNRGGEKVPATELEDLLLAHPAVGLAAVIGLPDADLGERLCAVVVPAAGAERPPRLKELKAHLTALGVARFKLPDRLVVLPELPLTAVGKISKRDLVARLTSEEGPRP; this comes from the coding sequence CTGCTGGAAGGGACCGTCGGCTGGCCCGAGGAGACCGCGCGCGCCTACCGCGCGGCCGGGCTGTGGCGCGGCGAGACGCTCGGCGGGCTGCTCGCCGCCTGGGCGAAGCGCTCCGGTGACGCGACCGCGGTCGTGTCCGGCGACGAGCGGCTGAGCTACCGGGACCTGGACCGGCGCGCGGCCGAGCGGGCCGCGGGCCTGCTCGCGCTGGGCGTCCGGTCCGGCGACCGCCTCGTGGTGCAGCTGCCGAACACCGCCGAGTTCGTCGTCCTGCTGTTCGGGCTGCTGCGGATCGGCGCGGTGCCGGTGCTGGCGCTGCCCGCGCACCGCCGCACCGAGATCCTGCACCTCGCCGAGCTGTCGCAGGCCGTCGGATACGTCATCGCCGACGTCCGGGAGGGCTTCGACTACCGGGACCTGGCCGCCGAGGTCGTCGCGGCGGTGCCGAGCGTCAGGCAGGTCCTCGTCCTCGGCGACCCGGGGCCCTACACGGCGCTCGCCGACGTGTCCGGCGACCCGGCCGGGCCGGAGGACGCCGTGCCCGTCGCGCCCTCGGACGTCGCGGTGCTGCTCATCTCCGGCGGCACCACCGGACGGCCCAAGCTCATCCCGCGCACCCACGACGACTACGCCTACAACGCGCGCGCCGCCGCCGAGGTGTGCGGGCTGACCGAGGCCGACCGCTACCTCGTCGCCCTGCCCGTCGCGCACAACTTCCCGCTCGCATGTCCCGGCGTGCTCGGCGTGCTCGGCGTGGGCGGCACCCTCGTCATGACCGAGAGCCCCAGCCCCGACACCGCGTTCGCGCTGGTCGAGCGCGAGCGGGTCACCGTCACCGCGCTGGTGCCGCCGCTCGCCCGGCTGTGGGCCGACGCCGCGGCCTGGTCGCGGCTCGACCTGTCGAGCCTGCGCCTGGTCCAGGTCGGCGGGGCCAAGTGCGACACCGACCTCGCGCGGCGGCTGCCCGGCGCGCTCGGCTGCGACCTCCAGCAGGTGTTCGGCATGGCCGAGGGCCTGCTCAACTTCACCCGCGCCGACGATCCCTTCGAGACCGTCGCGACGACCCAGGGCCGCCCGCTCAGCCCGTCCGACGAGGTCCGCGTGGTGGACCCCGACGACGGCTCCGACGTCCCGGACGGCGAGATCGGCGAACTCCTCACCCGCGGCCCCTACACGCTGCGCGGCTACTACCGGGCCGAGGCGTACAACACCACGGCCTTCACCCCCGACGGCTTCTTCCGCACCGGAGACCTCGTGCGCCGCACCCCGACCGGGCACCTCGTCGTCGAGGGGCGGATCAAGGACGTGGTGAACCGGGGCGGCGAGAAGGTCCCGGCGACCGAGCTGGAGGACCTGCTCCTCGCCCACCCCGCCGTCGGTCTCGCCGCGGTCATCGGTCTGCCCGACGCCGACCTGGGCGAGCGGCTGTGCGCCGTCGTCGTCCCGGCCGCCGGAGCCGAGCGGCCGCCCAGGCTCAAAGAACTCAAGGCCCACCTGACGGCGCTGGGCGTGGCCCGGTTCAAGCTGCCCGACCGCCTGGTCGTGCTGCCCGAACTGCCCCTCACCGCCGTCGGCAAGATCAGCAAGCGGGACCTCGTCGCCCGCCTCACCAGTGAAGAAGGGCCCCGTCCGTGA
- a CDS encoding salicylate synthase — MSLTPTPTSEPSSDPLVTAAALARRTTDPHVVYERHGVWTFAAGAAAELRLDRERVTLVHGGTVREEPTGPHPLRQVAALLSGLPWRRAYGWAAFELAHLLHGSAAAAGSGTLLHLLVPEREIVLGPDGAVDASGEGTRAEYAAALADPAPPAAPPHDPAPFREVGADAYKAAVSRAVADINAGLLEKVILSRVVPVPGEIDLPATYVAGRRGNDPARSFLLDLGGVRAAGFSPETVTEVAPDGSVSTQPLAGTRSLVGDPETDLAHRRELLADPKEVFEHAISVRLAQDELRGLCRDGSLHVSEFLDVKERGSVQHLASRVSGVLADGVGPWDALAALFPAVTASGIPKPPALDLIARHESEPRGLYSGAVFAADADGGLDAALVLRSVYSRDGRTWLRAGAGVVAMSTPERELEETNEKLLSVSRFLVPAAAPAAPEVEGPDLSEGALRVLAARLTEEEPEDIELDDNLFELGLDSISLMKVVGTWRQAGVEVSFAELAEHPTLDGWTKLLAARRPAAVPEPGPEPVAAGASADDDGTFPLAVLQHAYWVGRGSGQRLGGVAAHLYTEFDGAEVDPARLRAAIERLVARHAMLRVVVTDNGRQHVAETSGWRGLTVHDLRGLPGAEREAELAAIRDRYSHQMLDIEAGEVFATALTLLPGGRTRLHLDVDMVAADAVSYRILLADLARFYADPDAGLPPLAYDYPSYRAARPAARAESARRAAEWWRDRLPSLPGAPDLPRTPHAPDGPPRVTRRAVTLTAGEKAALETAARAHGVTPAMAVASAFAEVIGAWSAEPRFLLNVPLFDREPVHPDVAGLVGDFTGSVLLEVDLSAPEAFADRARRVQARMHADTAHADYTGVEVLRDLTRLHGEQVLAPVVFTSALGLGELFDAEVRGRFGEPAWIISQGPQVLLDAQITELNGGLLVNWDCREDELADGVADAMFAAFTGLVRRLAADPAAWREAAGGFLPEGQRERRARVNATDRPRSGALLHHGFFARARTAPDAPALLGAETVTYGELADRALRVAGALTARGVRPGDPVAVTLPKGPDQVAAVLGVLAAGAAYVPIGVEQPEARAARIAARTGHRVVLAETGGPETLRPAEALTAAPLAGPLAVPEETTAYILFTSGSTGEPKGVEVPHRAAMATIEDLIDRYGLGPADRTLGLSALDFDLSVFDLFAPLSVGGAVVPVTEDRRDAEGWGALVAEHGVTILNCVPALLDMLLAAGVPLGSTLRAVLLGGDRVGTDLPARLAAAAPRCRFTALGGTTETAIHSTFLEVAGDVPADWHSVPYGVPLGNVRCRVVDAAGTDRPDWVPGELWIGGAGVAHGYRADPARTADRFVEHEGGRWYRTGDLARYRPDGGLEFLGRRDDQVKIRGFRIELGEVEAALAADPEASAAAAAIVGTGSAPVLGAAVVPVPGAPEGVAARIAERARGLLPPHMVPGRITVLDALPLTPNRKIDRRAVAAALAAEAGGPDRGPAPSGALEEVIALVWRQTLGLDGLGAREEYFAVGGDSVLATAIIARLRDLLDTASLSVRALFGAPTVAGLAAALVRGQARPGRLEEIAAVVWEIESMTDAEVLALMDEEGAA, encoded by the coding sequence ATGTCCCTGACCCCCACTCCGACTTCCGAGCCGTCCTCCGATCCGCTCGTCACCGCTGCCGCGCTCGCCCGCCGCACCACCGACCCGCACGTGGTCTACGAACGGCACGGAGTCTGGACGTTCGCGGCGGGCGCCGCCGCCGAGCTGCGGCTGGACCGGGAGCGCGTGACGCTCGTTCACGGCGGCACCGTGCGTGAGGAGCCGACCGGCCCCCACCCGCTGCGCCAGGTCGCGGCCCTGCTGTCCGGGCTTCCCTGGCGGCGCGCCTACGGCTGGGCCGCGTTCGAGCTGGCCCACCTGCTGCACGGCTCCGCCGCCGCGGCCGGATCCGGCACGCTGCTCCACCTGCTCGTCCCCGAGCGCGAGATCGTGCTCGGCCCCGACGGGGCGGTGGACGCCTCCGGCGAAGGAACCCGCGCCGAGTACGCCGCGGCCCTCGCCGACCCCGCGCCCCCCGCCGCCCCGCCGCACGATCCCGCCCCCTTCCGCGAGGTCGGCGCCGACGCCTACAAGGCCGCCGTGTCCAGGGCCGTCGCGGACATCAACGCCGGCCTGCTGGAGAAGGTCATCCTCTCCCGCGTCGTGCCCGTCCCCGGCGAGATCGACCTGCCCGCGACCTACGTCGCCGGGCGGCGCGGCAACGACCCGGCCCGGTCCTTCCTGCTCGACCTCGGCGGCGTCCGCGCCGCGGGGTTCAGCCCGGAGACCGTCACCGAGGTCGCCCCCGACGGGTCGGTCTCCACCCAGCCGCTCGCGGGGACCCGCAGCCTCGTCGGCGACCCGGAGACCGACCTCGCGCACCGCCGCGAACTGCTCGCCGACCCCAAGGAGGTCTTCGAGCACGCCATCTCCGTCCGGCTCGCCCAGGACGAGCTGCGCGGGCTGTGCCGCGACGGCTCCCTGCACGTGTCGGAGTTCCTCGACGTGAAGGAGCGCGGCAGCGTCCAGCATCTCGCGTCGCGGGTGTCGGGCGTCCTCGCCGATGGCGTCGGCCCCTGGGACGCGCTCGCCGCGCTGTTCCCGGCGGTCACCGCCTCGGGCATTCCCAAGCCGCCCGCCCTCGACCTCATCGCCCGGCACGAGAGCGAGCCGCGCGGCCTCTACAGCGGCGCGGTCTTCGCCGCGGACGCCGACGGGGGACTCGACGCCGCGCTCGTGCTGCGCTCGGTCTACTCGCGCGACGGCCGGACCTGGCTGCGGGCGGGCGCGGGCGTCGTCGCGATGTCCACGCCGGAGCGGGAGCTGGAGGAGACGAACGAGAAGCTGCTCAGCGTCTCCCGCTTCCTCGTCCCGGCGGCGGCCCCGGCGGCCCCGGAGGTCGAGGGGCCCGACCTGTCCGAGGGCGCGCTGCGCGTCCTGGCCGCCAGGCTGACCGAGGAAGAGCCCGAGGACATCGAGCTCGACGACAACCTCTTCGAGCTCGGCCTCGACTCGATCTCGCTGATGAAGGTCGTCGGGACCTGGCGGCAGGCCGGGGTGGAGGTGAGCTTCGCCGAGCTGGCCGAGCACCCTACGCTCGACGGCTGGACCAAGCTGCTGGCCGCGCGCCGTCCCGCGGCCGTGCCGGAACCCGGGCCCGAGCCCGTGGCGGCCGGCGCGTCCGCCGACGATGACGGGACCTTCCCCCTCGCCGTCCTCCAGCACGCCTACTGGGTGGGCCGTGGCTCGGGCCAGCGGCTCGGCGGAGTCGCCGCCCACCTCTACACCGAGTTCGACGGCGCCGAGGTCGACCCCGCACGGCTGCGCGCCGCGATCGAGCGGCTCGTCGCCCGGCACGCGATGCTGCGCGTCGTCGTCACCGACAACGGTCGCCAGCACGTCGCGGAGACCTCGGGGTGGCGCGGGCTCACCGTGCACGACCTGCGCGGTCTCCCCGGCGCCGAGCGAGAGGCGGAACTCGCCGCGATCCGCGACCGGTACTCCCACCAGATGCTGGACATCGAGGCGGGCGAGGTGTTCGCCACCGCGCTGACCCTGCTGCCCGGCGGCCGGACCCGGCTGCACCTGGACGTCGACATGGTCGCCGCCGACGCCGTCAGCTACCGCATCCTGCTCGCCGACCTCGCCCGCTTCTACGCCGACCCGGACGCGGGCCTACCACCGCTCGCCTACGACTACCCGTCCTATCGCGCGGCCCGTCCCGCCGCCCGCGCCGAGTCCGCGCGGCGCGCCGCCGAGTGGTGGCGCGACCGGCTGCCGTCCCTGCCCGGCGCGCCCGACCTGCCCCGCACACCGCACGCCCCCGACGGGCCGCCGCGGGTCACCCGCCGCGCGGTCACGCTGACGGCCGGGGAGAAGGCCGCGCTCGAGACCGCGGCGCGCGCCCACGGCGTCACCCCCGCGATGGCCGTGGCGAGCGCGTTCGCCGAGGTGATCGGGGCGTGGAGCGCCGAGCCGCGCTTCCTGCTCAACGTGCCGCTGTTCGACCGCGAGCCGGTCCACCCGGACGTCGCGGGCCTGGTCGGCGACTTCACCGGGTCGGTCCTGCTGGAGGTGGACCTCTCGGCGCCCGAGGCGTTCGCCGACCGGGCCCGGCGGGTCCAGGCCCGGATGCACGCCGACACCGCGCACGCCGACTACACCGGGGTCGAGGTGCTGCGCGACCTCACCCGCCTGCACGGCGAGCAGGTCCTCGCGCCCGTGGTGTTCACCAGCGCGCTGGGTCTCGGCGAGCTCTTCGACGCCGAGGTGCGCGGGCGGTTCGGCGAGCCCGCCTGGATCATCTCCCAGGGCCCGCAGGTGCTGCTGGACGCCCAGATCACCGAGCTGAACGGCGGGCTGCTCGTCAACTGGGACTGCCGGGAGGACGAACTGGCGGACGGCGTCGCGGACGCCATGTTCGCCGCGTTCACCGGCCTCGTCCGCAGGCTCGCCGCCGATCCCGCCGCCTGGCGGGAGGCCGCCGGAGGGTTCCTGCCCGAGGGCCAGCGCGAGCGCCGCGCCCGCGTCAACGCCACCGACCGGCCCCGCTCCGGCGCGCTGCTGCACCACGGGTTCTTCGCCCGTGCCCGCACCGCGCCGGACGCGCCCGCGCTGCTCGGCGCGGAGACCGTCACCTACGGGGAGCTGGCCGACCGGGCGCTGCGCGTCGCCGGGGCGCTGACCGCGCGCGGCGTGCGGCCGGGCGATCCCGTGGCGGTGACGCTGCCCAAGGGGCCGGACCAGGTCGCCGCGGTCCTCGGTGTGCTGGCCGCCGGGGCGGCCTACGTCCCGATCGGGGTGGAGCAGCCGGAGGCGCGCGCCGCCCGGATCGCCGCCCGCACCGGCCACCGGGTCGTCCTCGCCGAGACGGGCGGGCCGGAGACCCTTCGGCCGGCCGAGGCGCTGACGGCCGCGCCGCTCGCCGGGCCCCTCGCGGTTCCGGAGGAGACGACCGCCTACATCCTGTTCACCTCGGGCTCGACCGGCGAGCCGAAGGGCGTCGAGGTCCCGCACCGCGCGGCGATGGCCACGATCGAGGACCTGATCGACCGGTACGGGCTCGGCCCCGCGGACCGGACGCTCGGGCTGTCCGCGCTGGACTTCGACCTGTCGGTGTTCGACCTGTTCGCCCCGCTGTCGGTGGGCGGCGCGGTCGTGCCCGTCACCGAGGACCGGCGGGACGCCGAGGGCTGGGGCGCGCTCGTCGCCGAACACGGCGTCACGATCCTCAACTGCGTGCCCGCGCTGCTCGACATGCTGCTCGCCGCCGGCGTACCGCTCGGCTCGACGCTGCGCGCGGTGCTGCTCGGCGGCGACCGGGTCGGCACCGATCTGCCCGCCCGGCTCGCCGCGGCCGCGCCCCGCTGCCGGTTCACCGCGCTCGGCGGCACCACCGAGACCGCCATCCACTCGACCTTCCTCGAGGTCGCCGGGGACGTCCCGGCCGACTGGCACTCGGTGCCCTACGGCGTCCCGCTGGGCAATGTGCGCTGCCGCGTCGTGGACGCCGCGGGGACCGACCGGCCCGACTGGGTGCCCGGCGAGCTGTGGATCGGCGGCGCGGGCGTCGCGCACGGCTACCGCGCCGATCCCGCGCGCACCGCCGACCGGTTCGTCGAACACGAGGGCGGCCGCTGGTACCGGACGGGCGACCTCGCGCGCTACCGGCCCGACGGCGGCCTCGAGTTCCTCGGCCGCCGCGACGATCAGGTGAAGATCCGGGGCTTCCGGATCGAGCTGGGCGAGGTCGAGGCCGCGCTGGCCGCCGACCCCGAGGCGTCCGCCGCGGCGGCGGCGATCGTCGGCACGGGCTCCGCGCCCGTCCTCGGCGCGGCGGTGGTCCCGGTCCCGGGCGCGCCCGAAGGCGTCGCCGCGCGGATCGCCGAGCGGGCGCGCGGTCTGCTCCCGCCGCACATGGTGCCGGGCCGGATCACCGTGCTCGACGCCCTGCCGCTCACCCCCAACCGCAAGATCGACCGCAGGGCCGTCGCCGCCGCGCTCGCGGCCGAGGCCGGCGGCCCGGACCGGGGGCCCGCCCCGTCCGGCGCACTGGAGGAGGTCATCGCGCTCGTCTGGCGGCAGACGCTCGGCCTGGACGGGCTCGGCGCCCGCGAGGAGTACTTCGCGGTCGGCGGCGACTCGGTCCTGGCGACCGCGATCATCGCCCGGCTGCGCGACCTGCTGGACACCGCGTCCCTCTCGGTCCGCGCGCTGTTCGGCGCGCCGACCGTCGCCGGGCTCGCCGCCGCGCTGGTGCGCGGCCAGGCGAGGCCGGGACGGCTCGAGGAGATCGCCGCGGTGGTCTGGGAGATCGAGTCGATGACCGACGCCGAGGTGCTGGCGCTGATGGACGAGGAGGGCGCGGCGTGA